A stretch of Hydractinia symbiolongicarpus strain clone_291-10 chromosome 9, HSymV2.1, whole genome shotgun sequence DNA encodes these proteins:
- the LOC130657365 gene encoding selenoprotein K-like → MPYVSSGGQVLGGQSPWRISIVSDMFWALINFVVLFFHTMFSPNLTKYGDSYSSNYKPGDGPSGGPRRRLGRINHGGGGAASPGNLPPGGG, encoded by the exons ATGCCTTACGTTTCATCGGGAG GTCAAGTCTTGGGAGGTCAATCTCCATGGAGAATATCTATAGTATCAGACATGTTTTGGGCACTGATAAACTTTGTAGTCTTGTT ctttcACACAATGTTTTCG CCTAATTTGACGAAATATGGGGATAGTTACTCTTCAAATTATAAACCCGGAGATGG GCCATCTGGTGGTCCAAGAAGAAGACTTGGGAGAATTAATCATG gagGAGGTGGAGCTGCATCTCCAGGTAACCTGCCACCAGGTGGCGGATGA
- the LOC130657360 gene encoding uncharacterized protein LOC130657360 isoform X2, whose translation MVRTYQANNYKLVSPWEQAMRNAEQAEGKPITTGKRMYSDVNTTQASGDQRVHKLPPIGNNPEELYHFLGEEIGKILVRSKEKIKKISKEFVLYDPLESGMMSKSAALEILKTYRVPPNENFQKQLIELFINVDEPGKIKHKEVIEFFQNSRNAAVERIEHEKQQDATQKQSQQTFNNSYTGRYDSTPSNEPMENQHLIKAKRGEAVRQAFAERRDAGLLLEVERALLSYHSVDPVDLINQLEDSLRRSCRNDEGLVPNLHVKSVVGKLQFPINTALTLKCIERLDPFDNGKIEYVKFIEFFRRAIRASPRNIPPSRMSTSHSNYRPEAVPEKPAWENKKPLHNIQSSTRSPREKPQVYQNERHDPYEKDNYYDNKPRPKKDGHKSEQNMAEQYQESLYSVPDYKETPNLLDDDIKDTFASNLEKLRSEQNEKITTNNRTYFDDTYFNDTYFKDTNTEEKTRDFSAMPLRGEAYKRVADALQDKGKFNNGVLSNTEVRQIVNYYNLLFDTNIPLQQIDNVLEKVSTNNQVDVREIVDAFGNEIN comes from the exons ATGGTTAGAACGTATCAAGCGAATAATTATAAACTTGTTTCGCCATGGGAGCAAGCAATGAGAAATGCAGAGCAAGCGGAAGGGAAGCCCATTACCACAGGAAAACGAATGTACAGTGACGTAAACACAACACAGGCATCGGGCGATCAGAGAGTACACAAACTTCCTCCTATTGGTAACAATCCAGAAGAACTCTATCACTTTCTCGGCGAAGAAATCGGAAAAATATTAGTGCGAtcaaaagaaaagataaaaaagatttcCAAGGAGTTTGTACTTTATGATCCACTTGAGTCTGGAATGATGTCAAAGTCGGCAGCACTTGAAATCTTAAAGACCTATCGTGTACCGCCCAACGAAAATTTTCAGAAACAACTCATCGAATTGTTTATTAATGTCGACGAACCTGGAAAAATCAAACACAAAGAGGTGATTGAGTTTTTCCAGAACAGCAGAAACGCTGCAGTAGAGAGAATTGAACATGAAAAACAACAAGACGCAACACAAAAACAGTCTCAACAAACCTTTAACAACAGTTATACCGGGCGCTATGATAGTACGCCCTCGAACGAACCAATGGAAAACCAGCACTTAATTAAAGCAAAACGGGGCGAAGCCGTACGCCAAGCGTTTGCTGAACGACGTGACGCAGGTTTGTTACTTGAGGTTGAGCGTGCATTGCTCTCGTATCACAGTGTAGACCCAGTTGACTTGATTAACCAATTGGAAGATAGTCTCCGTAGATCATGCAGAAACGACGAGGGGTTGGTTCCAAATCTCCAT GTAAAAAGTGTAGTTGGCAAGCTACAGTTTCCTATCAACACTGCACTTACATTGAAGTGTATTGAAAGATTAGATCCTTTTGATAATGGAAAGATAGA ATATGTGAAATTCATTGAATTCTTTCGTCGAGCTATCAGGGCATCACCTCGAAATATCCCTCCGTCTCGCATGTCAACAAGTCACTCAAACTACAGACCTGAAGCAGTTCCTGAAAAACCTGCGTGGGAAAACAAAAAGCCATTACACAATATACAGTCTAGTACTCGTTCTCCCAGAGAAAAACCACAAGTTTATCAGAATGAAAGACATGACCCATATGAAAAGGACAATTATTACGACAACAAACCACGACCTAAGAAAGATGGACACAAGTCAGAACAAAACATGGCTGAACAATATCAAGAATCTTTGTACTCAGTACCAG ACTACAAGGAGACACCCAACTTGTTAGATGACGACATCAAAGATACATTCGCGTCCAACTTAGAAAAACTGAGAAGCGAACAAAACGAGAAAATTACTACAAACAACAGGACATACTTCGATGATACATACTTCAACGATACATACTTTAAGGACACAAACACTGAGGAAAAAACAAGAGATTTTTCAGCAATGCCACTAAGAGGAGAAGCGTACAAAAGAGTAGCAGACGCTCTGCAAGATAAAGGGAAATTCAATAACG GTGTTCTCTCAAACACAGAAGTGCGACAGATCGTGAACTATTACAACCTTCTCTTTGACACAAACATACCGTTACAACAAATCGATAATGTTTTGGAAAAAGTTTCAACAAATAATCAAGTGGATGTACGTGAAATTGTGGACGCATTTGGAAATGAGATTaactaa
- the LOC130657360 gene encoding uncharacterized protein LOC130657360 isoform X1: MVRTYQANNYKLVSPWEQAMRNAEQAEGKPITTGKRMYSDVNTTQASGDQRVHKLPPIGNNPEELYHFLGEEIGKILVRSKEKIKKISKEFVLYDPLESGMMSKSAALEILKTYRVPPNENFQKQLIELFINVDEPGKIKHKEVIEFFQNSRNAAVERIEHEKQQDATQKQSQQTFNNSYTGRYDSTPSNEPMENQHLIKAKRGEAVRQAFAERRDAGLLLEVERALLSYHSVDPVDLINQLEDSLRRSCRNDEGLVPNLHVKSVVGKLQFPINTALTLKCIERLDPFDNGKIEYVKFIEFFRRAIRASPRNIPPSRMSTSHSNYRPEAVPEKPAWENKKPLHNIQSSTRSPREKPQVYQNERHDPYEKDNYYDNKPRPKKDGHKSEQNMAEQYQESLYSVPEKQESQPRYNRTNSYDPYLELLSKSYLASDYKETPNLLDDDIKDTFASNLEKLRSEQNEKITTNNRTYFDDTYFNDTYFKDTNTEEKTRDFSAMPLRGEAYKRVADALQDKGKFNNGVLSNTEVRQIVNYYNLLFDTNIPLQQIDNVLEKVSTNNQVDVREIVDAFGNEIN; this comes from the exons ATGGTTAGAACGTATCAAGCGAATAATTATAAACTTGTTTCGCCATGGGAGCAAGCAATGAGAAATGCAGAGCAAGCGGAAGGGAAGCCCATTACCACAGGAAAACGAATGTACAGTGACGTAAACACAACACAGGCATCGGGCGATCAGAGAGTACACAAACTTCCTCCTATTGGTAACAATCCAGAAGAACTCTATCACTTTCTCGGCGAAGAAATCGGAAAAATATTAGTGCGAtcaaaagaaaagataaaaaagatttcCAAGGAGTTTGTACTTTATGATCCACTTGAGTCTGGAATGATGTCAAAGTCGGCAGCACTTGAAATCTTAAAGACCTATCGTGTACCGCCCAACGAAAATTTTCAGAAACAACTCATCGAATTGTTTATTAATGTCGACGAACCTGGAAAAATCAAACACAAAGAGGTGATTGAGTTTTTCCAGAACAGCAGAAACGCTGCAGTAGAGAGAATTGAACATGAAAAACAACAAGACGCAACACAAAAACAGTCTCAACAAACCTTTAACAACAGTTATACCGGGCGCTATGATAGTACGCCCTCGAACGAACCAATGGAAAACCAGCACTTAATTAAAGCAAAACGGGGCGAAGCCGTACGCCAAGCGTTTGCTGAACGACGTGACGCAGGTTTGTTACTTGAGGTTGAGCGTGCATTGCTCTCGTATCACAGTGTAGACCCAGTTGACTTGATTAACCAATTGGAAGATAGTCTCCGTAGATCATGCAGAAACGACGAGGGGTTGGTTCCAAATCTCCAT GTAAAAAGTGTAGTTGGCAAGCTACAGTTTCCTATCAACACTGCACTTACATTGAAGTGTATTGAAAGATTAGATCCTTTTGATAATGGAAAGATAGA ATATGTGAAATTCATTGAATTCTTTCGTCGAGCTATCAGGGCATCACCTCGAAATATCCCTCCGTCTCGCATGTCAACAAGTCACTCAAACTACAGACCTGAAGCAGTTCCTGAAAAACCTGCGTGGGAAAACAAAAAGCCATTACACAATATACAGTCTAGTACTCGTTCTCCCAGAGAAAAACCACAAGTTTATCAGAATGAAAGACATGACCCATATGAAAAGGACAATTATTACGACAACAAACCACGACCTAAGAAAGATGGACACAAGTCAGAACAAAACATGGCTGAACAATATCAAGAATCTTTGTACTCAGTACCAG AAAAGCAAGAAAGTCAACCAAGGTATAATCGAACTAATTCATACGATCCATATTTGGAATTACTTTCTAAATCATATCTCGCATCGG ACTACAAGGAGACACCCAACTTGTTAGATGACGACATCAAAGATACATTCGCGTCCAACTTAGAAAAACTGAGAAGCGAACAAAACGAGAAAATTACTACAAACAACAGGACATACTTCGATGATACATACTTCAACGATACATACTTTAAGGACACAAACACTGAGGAAAAAACAAGAGATTTTTCAGCAATGCCACTAAGAGGAGAAGCGTACAAAAGAGTAGCAGACGCTCTGCAAGATAAAGGGAAATTCAATAACG GTGTTCTCTCAAACACAGAAGTGCGACAGATCGTGAACTATTACAACCTTCTCTTTGACACAAACATACCGTTACAACAAATCGATAATGTTTTGGAAAAAGTTTCAACAAATAATCAAGTGGATGTACGTGAAATTGTGGACGCATTTGGAAATGAGATTaactaa